The window TGTATGCGTGTTATCCACGATACTGTCTTGCGTTGATTTTATGTCAATAGATGATGTAGTTTTCACTGATACAAACTGAGAATGGGGTATATTTGAAGATGTTTGTAAAAGAGAGGATTCTGAAGTTTGAGATATTTCCTGTTGGTTATGAGAAGTGGAAGTTTTTGCTGCAGTTGTTGGTGTACTCGTTCTTGGTCTTGTTGTATTTGCTGACGGATTTGTTGATGACTGAGCTGACGATAGGGTCTGCTGTGAAGATCTTTGTGTCGTAGGCATAGCTGTCGATGATGGTCTTGTTGTTCTGATTGATGTATATACCTTAGAGCTTGATTGTACGATTTCgtcacttgtttttgtttttgttgtatccTCTAAATGTGATGATGTCATTGTAACAGACGCAGTTGACATCTTTGAATTTGAAGCAGACGTTGAAGATAATGATTGTGctgtaaatataaatatcataattaaCATCAATAAATTGCGAAACTAAGAGAAaaaagtacaatcacaaaaacactgaactccgaggaaaattcaaaacggaaagtcccttatcaaatggcaaaatcaaaagctcaatcacatcgaacgaatggacaataactgtcattaTTCCTAACATGGCACGTATGTAGAAAATGTAGGATTGAACCGGGtcttatagctagctaaacctcatcCTTGTATGAAAGTTGCATgcaattcaattatattgacaacgatgcgtgcacaaaacaaacatacataataggtaaaaatgtcaaaaatagggatacagcagtcaatattgtattataatcttaaccactataaaaaaacaaacaaatgtgtaacaaagaagcacaaaaaggcatatatcaaatttaaccacCTCATTTAATGCTTTTTTATTACACGACTTTATTTATCATGTTGAATTCACCCATAAAAAATAGCGCGATTTTAAGTACTGGGACCTAATCATTACCCTGACAGGCTAATTGTTTACCTTTACGAATGAAAAAAGCATCAACGAAGCAGCAACTTCAAATGATATAGATGGTATCATTTATTTACGATAAGAACTATATTCTTCAATTGAAATTCTTTGGTCGAAAATGATTTTTGCTTGCTTTCAAAAAGACCGTTTTAGGATTAATGTTACCGAACTCCAATAACAGCGTTTGATATTACTTGTGGATGGCCGAGTGTAAAGGTATTCTTCGATATTCTCTGAAACAACATActataaacaatacaaataaagcaaTCGAAGACATGCAAACTATATTTCGGTCcataaaccaacaaaaaaaataacaactaaacAGAGGGATAAATCCAAGACATGGATTGATATTTAGAAAATATCATGAGGCATAAAAGTTGAACTTGAAAAGGTGATGCATTATAGGAGTTATTTGCCTGAAATGATTGTCAAATCATAAAGTCCCGCTGATTATACAGAAACTTTTATAACTCAACAACATATATTACAAGCATAACCTATCagtaatagaatatctgcaagaAAGAAGTTAAAGATACCATAGGGAAATAAAACAACAGTAAGAAGAGACAAGACAacgaaaaaataaacattattctaaaaaaaCAGTTCTCATCAACTGAATATTGAATTATATGAGTCAAACCAAATACCAGAAGTTAACTCGTGTACTCCGGCAGGGAAGTGTTAGCAGTCTAAGCTTCACTTTTGACAACCGacgtacttgtatatatatttcatttcttagttgttttatttatttctatgattgtatgtgattttattttgtatgtatttaccaCTTGTTTCACATGTTAATGTGACGGAGTGTTTTGAATAAAGCATAGTGCATTGTATTGTACTGTATCAGTcgtatatctaatatatataagactgttggttttcccgtttgaatggttttacactagtaattttggggccctttatagcttgttgttcggtgtgagccaaggctccgtgttgaaggccgtacattgacctataatggtttacttttacaaattgttatttggatggagagttgtctcattggcactcacaccacatcttcctatatatacttttaaaatgaaCTGGAAGGTCGTATATAGCATATATTAAATAATACTCAGagaatatgaaatatatttctatttatatataaagagaaattaaagaaataactGGTCGAGTAACGCATGCTATAGCTTAAAGTTATCAGTCGGTTTTTCTGATAAACTAAAAACGAGTAAACCATAATATACGTGTGGATTTCTTGTTCATTTTGTTTCAAAGCTCTATTTAAAATAACGATATCAGTAACATTATATTAGAGAAAACTTAATAGTCAGCAACTAGAATTTTAATCAAAACCAGTTTAAGTGCAGTATTTATAGACTCGAACGGTATATCAAAATCGCGTAAAGAAAAATGATATAGTTTGAGACTAAACATATATGccttatactatttttttttaacaaggttaacatgattaaagggaaaattattgttattttaaaagaataGCCAAAATCATCAGAACAAGTAATTACAATATGATTTACCTGCTAAACAAGACCCTTCATGTTCTGTCCATGTTCCATTATCTGTACAAGTAATTTCAATTTCGTCACCGTTAAACCCATTTTTACATCTAAGTGTTGCTCGCCTTCCATTTGATCCTTCGTTTGGCACCCAAAGTCCATGTGCAACTGGTGACGGTCCTCCACAGTCCGGAACTtcaatattaatttatattttatcatgtttatatcatcttatatgatttaacatttttaaaaatataacaaacaaaaaaaaccccagcATATTCAACTGACGAAAAGACcttaataacaaaaacaattatattatcCGTTTTAAAACAATTAGGACGGCGTTATTCATATGTTAATTCATCCCAAGTTCAGCTCATTGGGTAACGGTCacaaaatttacacaaaaaattatgtaaatcttgtaatttttcctttttcaattacatcaagtgaattttaaaaaaagggaAATCAAATTGCCACGCAGTGGTCTGAAAAGGATTTAACGAAAAAAACTAAGCCGCCAAAATAAATTAGTTTCCAGCATGTGTAAGACTATACCggacaaaatataaatttaagcAGAAGTAAACATTATTAAAGAGGCAAATTGTCTAAAACTtgaaacttctaaaaaaataatctCTTAAAAAATAATGAACTGACTTGACTTACAAGCAATGCAAGATATGTTGACACTTGACCAGTTTCCAGAGGATAAGCATTTAAGGTTGACATCAACTGGATAATATCCATTAGTACAATTTAGAGATGCAATCGAACCTTCTGTGTATCCGTTTGCATACCATGCACCATAACTAGTATTAGGTGCAAATCCACATATaacaactaaaatataaaaaagtgaaaAGGGGCAGGTATGACATAATTTTcgaaatttgtaataaaatttgaacTGTTGGGAGGGAATTGCAATCTGGGTACTAGTTTAATGAGCCAATGTGTGCAATAAAAATAAGTAGAAAAGTACTATCTAAGAGGTTaaactagctttaaaaccaggttaaatccacaaTAATCTTCGcaagaaaatgccagtaccaagttaGCTATATTACAGTTGATATTGCCACTTGTTTGAAGTGTTTAATCTTTTTGTCTTTACCAATTTGATAAGGGAAGTTTCATTTTGAATCTCATTGACGTTCTGTATTTGAGTTATATTACTTTTAATCCTAATCATGCAAAAACTACAGCACTGGCTCGTGGTAGAATAATATCTCATTCAACGTAGTCTGCTACTAGGGGTtagtaaaaacatatatattcaaacaaagaTGCACGGTTAATGTAAATAGAAAGCTTTTTTACTATGCGTTGTACATAATTTAGTGAATGTGTTTGTGCTTACCTTGAGCAGTGAGACCTAAAATAACATTAAAGCTATCTGACCAATCAGCTGACATTTGACCAAATTGTTCGTTGCCTGTAGCCAAATAATCGTAGATACATTCCGAATTAGATCCACATGTATCTGTTATACTTGTGGAAATATTCTCGGGAATTTCAAAGTTGGGGATGAAGTTTTCATTCTGATATGAAGCGTAAGTCTTTCCTCCTTCGTATGTAAATAAAGATTCGCTTTCTTTTATTCTCCCTAAAcatattaatgaaaaatgacatatatatactagtaaactGTGGAAAATATGAAAAGTATAACTTGTAGCAGTAAATTTGGAATAGCTGTAAATCATAGTGTGTTAATAATATACTTACTTCCTATGAGCGACAACGAAACAATTTCTAATATATATAACCCAGGATTAAAATCTTGTATGACAGACAATCGTATCGTCTACAAAAAATTCACcagtaacgctcgaataaaagttaatacaaaaaaataattaaattacgAATTAAGCAGCATTTAGAACAAACAAGTCTTAAATGATTTGCCAAATACCTTTAAGTTAATAATTCCTAGGGTAGAACATCCCGAGTAATTTTTGAAAAATCGAAGTTCATGTCGTCACaatcaatatattatatattctgGTACCTCTCATGCATTATAGTTATATTCTTCAGAAAAATGCAATTATGCTGCTGCTATTTGAAAAGTAAACAACACTCACATGATAATCCAAATGTGTGATGAATATCAGATGCAGATGCATTTGCATTTATCAAATCATTATTGTTGGAAACAAGATCATTGCCTTTGATTCCGTCATTATCTCCAAAAAGACCAGTGAGATTGCCTAGAAAACATACaaatgcaaaatgaaaaaaaaaagaatactataTTCGTATAAATTTCAACATATATAACCCTATTTAGTTATGGGCTTCTTAAAAAGTTAAGATGCCAAATTATCAAAACTGGAAaaaatgatatgttttattcCATCcaagtgctccggaagagtaactCATTTGCGTGACAGATTGCTTTTATTGATTTGATATAAGAGTTATTTTTGATATGTAGATATAACAGTTTTTAGCATACGGACACTCTGCCGTTTAAACAGATGTTTTTTTGCTTAAAGAAAGAGACAATTGACAGTTATATCTTGATAACTGTATACAGTGTTTCATATATTAAAGTCTAAACATACAAATTACATACGGATTTACCATCATAATCTTTCTATTGCTAGATGCCTATTAGTTTAATCTACAGAGCAATATTTTTCGGCGTCGATACTGATGCTTTCATATATTTTGCTAACAATGTCTCCTCAAGCAAATTTAATTCCAAGGTTCAGCcgattttgcattatttttttattgtaaaggCCAAAATGTATGCATGTATCAttattatgtttgtttgcagttttggCGACTTCATTAACTAGTTGTAAACTTAAAATGCGAAATATAGATAAATGACAAGGACTTACCAGTTTGTCTATCAGGAGATGTAAGGATCAACAAATTCAGAACATTCAGATTACTTGAAGATTGAATTGAAAGCCCTTCTGTGTAAAAATTGGTAACTACTGTTGGAGGATTTTCCGAAATCTTTTCAATAGTGGCTCCTGAAATTGCCAACCATGAGAtaacatagacatgatagagcCATCACAGGTACTAGGCTATGAATAATTCCTCATCTTCTTATTGATACCcgaattaaaacaattataaggCACAATAAAGTAGGCTGTTGAAGAGTATTTTGGAGGAAAAATTCAGAAAGGTTTTGTCTTATACAACTAATGTATGTTATTCCTAATATAGACAATCCTTTGTATTTCGAagaattaaaagttttatatacaaATGATGTATAGTTATTACCATAATAATGATAGCTCATGTCACAAATATGTTGACTAGTGGGATGATGACAACAATATTTGATAATCACAAAAAACAATTATGGTCTGAGAGGGGGAAGGGGTCATGAATGCATACATCATTACTGTTTAATAagaaattatttgtaaatctttaatttgattttgagAAATATATTCTTAATTTGAActggaaaaaaaatagttttgcaaattaacattttatattattaCCTTCAACAGAAATTACTTTGCTGATAGCTAAATCAAAATCCAATAACGTTCCATTCACAAGTACATCTATACCACGAATTTGATTAACCTGCACCTCGATAATCTCTGCTTCTGGATATGGCCGCACCACGAAGGAGGTTACAGAACTAGCTTAAAATGTAATAACAATTCATCACTCAATGCTCTTTATTTTGGAAATACAATGATATGTTTAATTTTACACGCGTAGTGGCATAAATCATAAATGGATTCTTCAGAACTTGGGATATGCCAGTTAATTTTACCCGCTATGTTGGTTGAcatattgatttgatataaagATTTTTACACAATGCCCTACTTTTCACATTGCTACCTAAAtatgttgtgtgtttgttttggtCACACACTGTTGTCTATATAGTAAAATGTTAGGCGACTGTTGTACTAGAAAGAGGTAAAGCTATATATAAAACACCATTtcctacattagaaaatgcctgtgtcaatttaggaatatgacagttgttatcaatcggtttgatgtgtttgatgtgtttgagcttttgatttttgccatttgataaagacctttccgttttaaattttcctcagagttcggcatgtgttttattttaatttttgctaacGTTTggtttgtcagtttttatggaattccccatttttatatttatcttggaattcgtttttttttttttttttttgttattcttttacttttttagGTTATTTATATTTGTGTACTTGGAAATATTAAAGCATAATTATTGTAACAGCGTTGTTTTAAAATACAGTACAACACAGTTATAAGTTGTTTTTCATCTGTGTAtgcatttaaaaagtaaaatcacaaaattactgaactttgaggaaaattcaatcggaaagtcccttatatctggtaaaatcaaatgacaaaacatatcaaacgaatgaacaatcactgtcattttcctgacttggtacaggcattttataatgtagaaaatggtggattgaacctgattttatagcgctaaacctctcacttttacgaAAGTCTCATCAAagtccgttatatttacaacgatgcatgaacaaaacagacacaataaataaaatagtcaaaatatggttacagctgtcatcactgtgttacaatcttaaaccaatcagttaaaaataaaagcacaaaaacatctatcaaattaaaaacacattcattgcttcgcgtgtcagACATTAGAAAATGTATACGTCACATATggagaaattttgtcgttcaatgtttacacaaaacaatttcataatttcacatggggaatctTGGCATACAGGGTTAACTTTACAACTGTTATGTAAATAATAACGTCTTTTAAATTCGTGATATTCAGATTATGATCACACTTCACTCGCTGTTTCAATGTTCAAAGTTATGGGATAAAAATGATAATTCACCGTTTGTGTTTTCTTTCCAATTCCTGGAATAAACATATTAACATGATCGTGGTTTGGGTTTGGTGTCAAATTAGTGTTAAGTATTGAACCCTCCAACAATACCAGTCCTGTAATTGATAATTAATGATACCTGGAAAAGTTCCAATCTGTTCCATTCGAAGCTGTAATGATAAGTTACCATTCGAAAGCGCAGTAAATTCTCCAACTGGGTTGAATGTATAAGCCTGGCCATCAAATGTCACGAAATGTGGGTCACCAGTAACTCGCGCTttggaaaaaaaagaaacttCTTATAACTAGAATTTATCATTTTAGTACTTAATTTGCCCTTATTATATGGACGGTGCCATTTTCTGCACCAGCTGCGCATTTCAACAAATATGCTTCTTCGCTTAACAAAATGTCGAAGAGTTTCATCcgaaaaaaaacgacaaaatattTTGAGTCAAAGTCTTCAATTTCCATTTAGAGCATAACGTTTATATAAAATGAATCCTATATCTAATTTTTGTGAGTCTCTGTTTTGTTCAAATGTGTGTAGTTTTCATTGgaaaaaaacactgaaaattcAACATGTTATTCAATTTCCGGCAACCAGGGGCATTTATATTGTACCCTTATCAACATGTCAGGCGTGCCCTTTTCACTTATGAATAAACAAATCATAAATTCCTggattaaagttttttttatatacaatatccATTATTGGCGTTCGAATCAAACAAATATCCAATAACATAAATTAAGAAGTCCAACAggtttgacaaatacagctaagataatcttttttgttgttgtagaaagtccttaattatttcttttttaaacattcaaagttttcttaacagtaatttttataaTTAGGACTAAACCAATGATGAATCATGTCACATAAATAAGTGTTAAATACGCTGCTGGTGATACCATTAGGGAGGAAACTGTTCTTTAATTGTCTTTTTACACCAACTGTTAGACGTATAAACTATAATGAAATTCCTGACATCAGAACCTTaatgtggtatgggtgtctttcgccatctttgattataaaaaaaaagaatctaaggtccagattttcaatcaagttagcaaaatttgatgcaggaatacAGATAACTAAtttgaatttgcatttaaaagaacaaatttataacattataacttataaatattgattttgcttTGCTTAATTTGTTATgtttttaaattaacattttaatgggaggtaactctgaaatagtgcattttctggAGGAATCTACATGGAAGTTTGCTAATTTGTATTTTGGCTGAGAAAAAACCCCGCACGATGACCCTAccttttcttttaatattctcaaatcattttctaaaagcttTCTctcgtgttttattttttaattctatcAGTTAGTTTAGATTCTAatcatataataattttttttctttataatccatacaaaatgtgttattttgtctcaacctgtagcttgagaaaatgcgcggtgacctatcatttttattatatttttgaacgtTTTGCCAAAGTAttaacaaattctatcatttataATTCAAACTACCATATATACCACCTCAAGTTCGAGTTAAAGTAATCACATATTACCTGGTCTTGGTGGAATATAGTTTAAACATGAGTTTGGTGGACGTATTGTATAAAATGAAGCACAGCTGCCAAAATTTGAATTAACCTCCATCAAGTcttgggatgtataaatacaacaGTGTTGGTATAGTAGCGTGTCATAGACAAAGTTGGATAGGAATGGAACATTTTTATTCCCGTCTCCATGGTAATGGTATCTGTTTACGTAGCCACTTCCGTAATATCCATCAGGGTTCATTAAAACGCCTTCGTCGTTATAGCAACATTGATGGTCATATCCCTGCGATCTATTGTAGCAAAGAAATAAACAGGGATGTCACATAAATTTTCTGATCAAATTCATGGTCTCTGTCTATGTGTGACCTTCGGAATAAATTACTTAAACACATTGCACACATTAATTGTGGTGTATAGAACAATTGAATTTGTATATCTGATATCATACTGTAAGATagatatacatattgtttaatcTTCAGTGTTCTGTTTCCGGgttgattttcattgtttttttcttaaaagaaaATATACTATTGCCCTCGAACTCTCTATCTGATAATGTTCAATGCTTTAAAttcaatcaaacatttttttttatattttctctcTCATTGTTACTATAGTGCCTAGTTATATATCAATAAGTTaacatttatttaagaaaattattttctgaaCTACGCAAGGCCtatatatttaatcaattttCTTACATGGTCATTACttttatgttatatatgttttgttaaaaaaaagggatacttgaataaaactaaaatattattcatttcgAATATTCTAATTTTATGGTTTTAACAATGGCATTGTAAGTTTGTGTTTGACTTATTAGTATGAGTACCACACTTTAATATCCTTTAATTTGCTTCTCTTTGTATAACTTATCATTATCACTTCAATTGGTTTATATCgttttcatttatattatttgtataACCATTTCCTTATAAGTATTGATGGTGACgtttatttcatatttacattATTAGtaacacagtgtgcaattgtcctaatacaagaatttatcgggtcaataaagttcatatcgggtgaggcgaagccaaacccgatatgaatttttgACCCGATAAATTTCGTATTAGGACATTTGAATACTGTGTAACAAacttatcctgattttgttatactacacattattatattcaaattcaatattatagatatttaatctaaaactgcgaaaaattaaaaaaacattaaaactttacAGCAACTCAATCTATTTTTATTAGGTCAATAGTATAAGGAAGATACTTCTAATTGACGTAATACAttagggagataattccaattgacgtaataaaaatTGTACTGACAATttttaggacaatatcagccaattaaattgcgagaaattactctaaatcaggataatttAATTTATCACACTTACGAGgctatattttgtttaaaacaacCTTGAGCAAATTGTTGGTTTGAACATTCGTATCGAGATCCTTCTTGATTATGACAGAGAGGATCTATGCTAAATCGAGTGGTATCTAAACTGGCAACCTCTAATGTACAAGGACATGGTTGTACATCATCTGTTGTTATTGCAGGTAGTTGATTATCATcatctaacattttgtaacacaATGCCTGACTTTCTTCAATGCCCACATAAACCGTAAACATATCAGACCAATAGTATGGGctaaaatagaataaaatgtgtttttatttaactcattcaaactttttaaacatCATGTACTTAGtttatttaagtaaaatatatatgcatacatCCGACTCGtcctagattaaaaaaaaaactcttataATATACTCTAATATAAACAAGGATCTGGcatatttcaataagattttaCTAATGTTTGAACATTaatattctattattttttttaaaacaatcatATCAAAATGCCCTACATTTGACGTCAAAGTTTGGCAATTCTGAAAATTGAACACAAGCGCTCGTCtctaaaaacatatatataatatcgTTTATTAGCATGTAACATTAAAGaacatttttcgaaaaactatttccgttcagaatatatatatacaatatagcACATTACAACTTGAAACAAATACGGGTTGAGAACCTGGGCCGTGTCAATGAAAATATCATAtgatatgtcctaagatatgtcttagAACATTATCTAGGATGGTCTTAGGATGTGTCTGAGACATGTCTCAGGATGTAAAACAATACTGTtttaggacagtcctaactacgatggtGATAGGACCATTCTaacacatacaatttatttaactgaaaaaaaatatgtacagatttcaatgacctatatttgtttgtatttcctTATTTCCTTATATACGGAAAGGCAGGGAGGATGACTCTGTTATGGAAGATAATTAACGCTAAATAAAAGTTTTAACGTAATACAATGATAGCTACGTTATAATATAtgataacaaatataaatgaatttcgtctgacaaaaaaataaaagtaaatagtCACAAAACGTTGTTAAATGTGACATTCATGCTACAATTTTGGTAAATAAACTTGTTTAAACTTTTATCCAtaggtccactcgatttcatttTAGGATTGGTTAAAAAAGAATTCAACTATTTTGCACATTTTAGTCATTATAGCACCGCAAGTTCAAGCGCAAAAATGTTGTAGATGATAATGTTTT of the Mytilus galloprovincialis chromosome 8, xbMytGall1.hap1.1, whole genome shotgun sequence genome contains:
- the LOC143043049 gene encoding protein mesh-like, translated to MKKFFTFCVLCFTIGNIDGVPLSDFYPFGIETSDRKAPTNDDGSTAPIPVSSLFPLFNHQHDSLIVNTNGVISFLGPMTAFTPSKFPLDSRRRLVAPYWADIDTRNGGIVWYRESTNLTLLTKASDEIQVIFAEHYNFRAAWMFIATWDNVAFYGADSVGKQKRCTFQSVLVTNGRHSFTIFLYNKIEWTTGRASGGNPSTGLGGTPAQVGFDAGDGFNFYAIEASRTASVINVTSMSNIDHPGKFIFRVDTTQITNGGCNVEGTLTITPREATMFGGTQLIISGPCFNKTLPYYWSDMFTVYVGIEESQALCYKMLDDDNQLPAITTDDVQPCPCTLEVASLDTTRFSIDPLCHNQEGSRYECSNQQFAQGCFKQNIASSQGYDHQCCYNDEGVLMNPDGYYGSGYVNRYHYHGDGNKNVPFLSNFVYDTLLYQHCCIYTSQDLMEVNSNFGSCASFYTIRPPNSCLNYIPPRPARVTGDPHFVTFDGQAYTFNPVGEFTALSNGNLSLQLRMEQIGTFPASSVTSFVVRPYPEAEIIEVQVNQIRGIDVLVNGTLLDFDLAISKVISVEGATIEKISENPPTVVTNFYTEGLSIQSSSNLNVLNLLILTSPDRQTVIKI